The Theobroma cacao cultivar B97-61/B2 chromosome 2, Criollo_cocoa_genome_V2, whole genome shotgun sequence genome includes the window ataattaagctTACATGATGGCTAAGTTTCTTGAAACTATTAGTCAATTCATTTTTGCATTGAAAGTCTTATGCTATTCCATCATCAACAGAAAAAGTTATGATAATGGTCCACTGATACATAAAATGGagatatttttgttgtttaaatgCTTAGGGGGAAAAAATGTAGAATTAAGTCTTAAAAGTGTATACAATTTATATGAATGGTAGCCCAATATGATTCATGCTCATAGAGAAATGGCCCAAAGGCCTTTGTTTGGTCTACAAGCAAGAACTTGTAACGGGCATCATTGGCATTGGCTCAACATCATCACCTTCACTTGAGAACcgaaagcaaaacaaaaaaaaaaatcataagctTTATTTGCAGGGATGTGATGATCATCTTTACCAAATCTTTTGGTTGCATAAGCCAGATTCTTTGATAGTCTTAGATCATTCCCTTGCTCCCCTTGAATCTGGACCCTTGCCGCCTTCAGTTGATGAACAAACATCATTTCCTGACATGATATTTGCAGCCATGCGTGAATAGAGACAGAGACAGAGCATCAGGTGAGCGTTAAGCAGGTTCATGTATGCATAATATGCGTCACAAACTTGAGCACAAGATCTAGAGGGATAAAAACAAACACATAAATTAATCAGAATTTAATGTGCAAGAGTGCAAGCTAGCAAACACATCATATCGAAAGTTAATGTGTTTCAACcaccattttcattttatatagtgttgaaaaattacgaaattgTCTCTAAAGAATTGTCTAAGATCTAACtcaatcaatagaataaagaaagaaaaaaaatcaagcacacccacaagaacacaagaatttacgtgaTTTGGTCTTTTGATAACCTACGTTCACGGGCACAGCAACAGAAAAAAattcactaagagaaaaatcaagagattataagaacagtctcaaactcataacATTTATCCCACAtacacctaaatcactctctctaaatctagattatgattattctttaacccatAGGGTCTTTTTATAGTGTCAAATACAATAACTTTATCCTAATATAATTAGGAATCTTAACCTAATAGAATTAGGAATTGTTATTCTAgtctaactagatttaaagactattttataaggtatactaatttaattagaattaaacaatcctaattaaatcacaattcaagactatcctaacaaatctccaccttaAGCTTGAATTCACCAAGCTCCACCTTACGAACCAATCTCTGTCGACACCGCCAATGCCCCAAAGGGCCTCAAGCACTACGAACACCGATCAAGTCCAAGCAATGCTTGAACTTTATCCCATAAACTGACTTAGTCAACAAATTTGCCAGATTTTCATCTGTAGCTATTTTCTTTACTACAATGTCACCTTTAGAAATAATCTCTCGAATGAAGTTACACTTGACTTGGATGTGTTTAATTCTCTCATGAAACATCtgatttttagtcaaatgTATAGCACTTTGACTATCACAAAACACAACTGTATGTGCTTGTCCAAAACCAAGATCATTAACCAAGCCTTTAAGCCACAAAGCCTCCTTCACTGCCTCGGTCACAACCATATATTCAACTTCAGTTGTAGACAAAGCAACGGTTGATTGAAGAACTGCTTTCCAACTGATTGCAGACCCTGAGAGAGTGAACACAGACCCCATTCGAGATCTTCTACTATCTAGATCACCAGCAAAATCTGATTTGGAGAAGCCAACCACATTACGACTAATGTTTGCACCTCTTTCACACACTAAGCCAACATCAATAGTACCTTTAGGTGTTTTCACAAGCTCCCATATTTGATCCCAATGTAGAGACTCAATCTTCTTAGAAGACTCGGCATATGTAATTTCCTCATGATAAAAGTAAGGCTCAACAATCTCTACTTCCACAGATAAAAGataagaatcaaaatcacCATCGATACAAGTAATTCTTCGTTGAGATACCAATTCTTGTACCTCTTGCAATTCTTTCTAGATTTCACTATCATCCCGCACTGTCACAAGAGCATTGATTTCAAGCTCCATCTGCTTGCCAACTTCTTGGTCTGATGTGTTTGCAATTCTAGACTTTATCCCACAAAGTAATGCAGACTTGTCAAAGGTAACATCCAGACTCATCATAAACTTGGGGAACTTACAATCAGTACACCACAATTGATAACCCTTCACCTCATATGCATAGCCTAGGAATATGCACTCCGTCGCCCTCAACTCAAGTTTACCATCACTCACATGAGCATGAACAGAACAACCAAATACTCTCAATATAGAATAATCAGCGGGCTTACCAGATCAAATTTCCTTGGGAGTCTTAAATTCAATTGCAGTTGATGGAGACCGATTTACCAAGTAGCAAGCCATGTTGATAATTTCTATCCAGAATACTTTGGTTAGGCCAACATTTGAGAACACGTATTTTGCTTTCTCCAGAAGTGTTTTCTTCATCTATTCTACAATACCATTTTGATATGGTGTTTTGTCGACAGTGCGATATCTAacgattttctcattcttataGAATAGACCAAACTCACctttgcaaaatttcaaacctTTGTTTGTTCGAAAGCTCTTGATCCTTTTTTTAGTCTGCTTCTCGATCAATACCTTCCAATGCAAAAAGGTGGTTAACACTTCACTCATAGCCTTCAGAAGATACGTCCACACCTTTCttgaaaatcatcaataaagatcCATATGTATAATGATCCACCTTTTGATGCCACCGAAGAAGAACCCCACAAATCTGAATGGATGTAGTTTACTGCACTTTTGGTTCGATGAGTTGTAGTGTTAAATTTCATTATATGTTGCTCACAGAAATCTAGCTTTTCACTCTTTTGACCACATAGCAAACTACGCTTACTCAGTTTTTTAATCCCTCTCTCGCTCATATGACTCAATCTCATATGTCATAAATGTGTTACATCATCTTCAGGATCATTAGATGAGACCACAGAAACAGTTTCAATGACTGTGTTTCTCACTAGACAATAAAGGTCACCGGATAACTTGCCCTTCATGATAGTTAAGGCTCCTttagatacattcaagacaccATCTTGGCCACTATATTTGTAGCcctttttatttaacaaactcaaggatattaaattctttttcatgtcaGGGACATGTTTTACCTCAAGTGTTCTTACCATACCATCAAACATCCTGATTCGAATTGTGTCAATCCCAACaactgagagagagaaatcatctCCTAATTATACAGTGTCCATATTAATAGATTGATAAGTTGTAAACCAATCACGCCTATGACATATATGAAAGCAACAAGCTGAATCCAAGATCCATGTATCCATCAGGTTACCATTAGTAATTGCAAGAACATTATCagtttcctcaaaagtatcaaagtcATCTCCAACCACGTTTGCAGTATTCTCAAACTTATTGAACTTTTCATCATCCTTGAGTTTGGTACAGTCTTGACGAAAATACCCTTTCTGACCACAATTCCAGCAAGTTTTCCCTTTTGCTCTAGATTTACCTTTTCTGTCTATACCCTTCTCTCTATCTTTTCCTCTATTCACAACCAAACCTtctacttgattttcattctGGATACCAccaactttcttcttcaattcctTGGAATTTAAATATGCTCTTACATCCTCGAAAGTGAGAGTGTCTCGGTCATATAATATAGTATCCATGAAATTTTCATACGATGGAGGCaaagaacataaaagaatTAGGGCTAGGTCTTCATCCTCAATGTTAACAtcgatattctttaaatcaagaataattctattaaattcattaatatatgtATTAACAAACGTACCTTTACTTATCATGAGAGTATACAATCGTTGCTTCATATAAAACCGATTCGTTAGAGATTTagtcatataaatactttcgAGTTGAAGCCACACTATAGCAGCAGATTCTTCATCTGTGACTTCTCTTAGCACCTCATCAGACAAAGCTAGGAGAATAGCACTATGTGCTTTCTTCATAAGGTCATCTTTCTCACCATCAGATAAATTCGAAGGAAGATACTCTTTTCCCTTCAATGCCTTCAACAATCCTTGTTGCACTAGCAATGCGCGCAACTTAACACGCCAAAGGCTGAAATCGTTTTTtccattaaacttttcaatctCATACTTGGTCGACGAAGTTGCCATAGCGAGATTCAGATTGACTCAAGATCttgaagctctgataccagttTGTTGGGAAATTACGGAATTGTCTCTAAAGAATTGCCTAAGATCTAACCCAattaatagaataaagaaagaaaaaaaatcaagcacacccacaagaacacaagaatttacttGGTTTggtcttttgatgacctaTGTCTACGGGCACAGTAACAGAGAAAAATCTACTGAGAGAAAAATCAGGAGATTACAAAAACAGTTTCAAACTCATAACCCTTATCCCAcgtacacctaaatcactctctctaaatctaggtgatgattattctttaacccatAGGGTTCTTTTATAGTGTCAAATACAATAACCTTATCCTAATATAATTAggaatcttatcctaatagaattaggaattgttattctagtctaactagatttaaagactattttataaggtatactaatttaattagaattaaacaatcctaattaaatcacaattcaagactatcctaacaTATAGTATTTCATGTGAGCATGCGTACTAATTACATAATGAATGAAGGTTTCAGGTAATGATTAGCATTGCCGTTTATGCATGTAAAAAGTTTGATCAGCGTGCAGCCGCGGGACTTCATCCGTTTTCATATTGTAAACAAGATTCTGTAACTTGTGACAGGGAGTAGCTTCAGGTAGTGTGAGATCACAAAGTGCAGAACAGCTGGGATTGAAAACATCTCACAGTCACAAGGAAGTCAATCCATACCATACTAAATCTCGAAAGTTATAAGCATATAGGGACACAAAAATTACCCATTGATATGTACCAACGCGAAGCATGCCATGCTATTACAATCGTGCATGTACCAAATGAGTAACATACCAAATATCCAATCATACTTTAGCTGGATTTTAAGCACATTGAACCGCAGATAGATAAGGGCAACACGAACATGATATATATACAATCCATCATTTATGAAGATTGTCAGAAGCTACCATTTCTGTGCACCATTTCCTATCCCCAGTAAGGGTCCAGAGAGCTGATGCAATCTTATTGCTTCTTTCTTGTATTCGGGTGCCTTCAGTACTCAATATAGGCATTAATGTTTTATATGAAGTTGCATACTTTCTTTTGTCTTTACTTTTTGTCtgctttacatttttttaatgactCGGAGATTGGTCATGATGATGAAGTCAAGATTTCATATCtttttttaaagtgaaatcttaaaacataaaactatttaaatttttaattatattttttcatatttaatagCACTAAAAGAATAAGtataatactttaaaaaatcttaatttattaaaaaaattcaaacatgattttttttatattcatcaactttttatatttatattttaaattaattattaattaaaatattatttattattttatattatgtgaTATTATGTGacatgatgatatttcatAATGAATAATAACGTAACATATTAATTTGTcaagtaatattttttaacttcaacattaattttatgtgaatataaaaaataataattaattttgtaaaaaatatattatttttttttattattagttaATAATAATTGATGAACACGTCCTTATGCGTGTCGTACTTTTCATGAGTGCCAAACTCCACCGCCCTATTTTTCAAAAGTGCAAGAGTTCTATTCCAACTTGGACTCTGAACGCCTAATCGAGATAGGATTCCCGCATTTGTCAAAATCATGAGCCCAATATTTAAGAGAGTCCTTGGCTTGTCAGCCTCCACGTTACCTTCTATTAATGTATgcgttatttttttttatatatgattgatgatcaaaaatatatttgatctaaaataacaatatataaaattaaattatatttaataacatattttaaaatatataattttaaattaaattcgTATTAAAaggaaggaagagaaaaaaaaattatccaaaaaaaaaagacaaaaaaatgaTGGTATGGACTATCTTACTTTCGAGGGTGtcactaaattatttatagatTAAAAAGATCACGTTGTGGATTATGGCCAGCAAATAAGCAAAATCCCTGATTTAGTTTAACATAAAATTGTTCCATTATTGAAGGTTGACAGGCAACAATctataatttatttagtatAAGATTCGTATCTTTATTATATAAAGATTTAGATATTAGATACTTATTTTATGTAATAAACTCTCTTGCCCACTGCATACATATCATTGAATCTATTAATTCCATgcattaataaatatatatagaacTTTGGgttaaaagaataaaggaagattttttttttaatttcaagaaGGCATAATTTTTAGAGGGATTATAAGAACTCTAGTAggagtattttttattttttattttatgttttgtgagaaaataaaatataaaaaattatattttagaGGGAAAAAAGTCTGATGGTTCTAGAACTACTTAAAAAGTATTATAGTCACCGAAAAgattcaaagaaatttttcttaattaaccATGCATGTGCGCTTGActtactttattaaatattaaaataccCCATTTAATGATACTTAACAGGGGTACTTAATATTTGCCTTGCTAGTATTAGTAGCTAGCACTACTAGCACGGCTACAGAGCAAagttatttaatattttattaaccAAAAATCAAAGTTAAAATTCTGCATTGAATAAAGTGATTAAAGGAAAGTAGATTCAATTGACCTTGGAtcttgcaaaataaaaaaatcgaTTTCTTTTCCAATGCAAGATTCACTGAAGGACACAAAAGGAATTATGCTAGAAAGAATTGCCGCTAATAATCTGAGTTATATATTTCAATGCATagaaagtaataaaatatatatttatttatatatttatatatatacgtgtgtattatatatatatatatatatacttgtatAATtagttttactatttttttattttatctattccatttaatttctctacATAATTCTTCAACTTTTATATTTNTATATATAtagtgtgtatatatatataatatatatatttataatgaaAATGACGGATGCAGCCCCAGCTATGCTTCTGTTGGTGACTTTatcttctattttttaatGGCAAAAAGGGGttaatcaaaatcaagaagATCAAAGACTTGGAGCACCAGTTTGAGGGGGATGatagtttatttatttgattcctGAGGATCTTAGGGGCAGAGTGCTATGTAGAGAGAGAGGCAAAACGGCGGGCAATATCGATAGAGTACCAGACAATTTGGCAATGGAGAGGCAGGTGGCAATCGTTGGAGCTGGAATAAGTGGCCTCCTTGCCTGTAAGTACACCTTGTCGAAAGGTTTCCATCCAGTTGTTTTCGAGTCCCAAAGGAGCGTTGGAGGGGTATGGACCCAAACGCTGGAGACTATAAGGCTCCAAACCCCCAAGTCAGTTTATCAGTTCTCAGATTTTCCTTGGCCATCTTCAGTCACAGATGATTTCCCTACCCAACACGACGTCTTCGATTATGTTAAGGCGTATGCACAACATTTTGACTTGCTTAAGCACATCAAATTCAACACCAAAGTTGCTGGTATTGAGTATGAAGGCCCCCCTGATGAAGAGATGCGATCTTGGAGTTTATGGGGTGGCACTGGTGAGCCCTTTAGCTCCAAAGGGAAATGGAAGGTCATCGTGGAAGACTTGGAAAGCCTTTCAACTGAGGTATTTCTCATCATAATTCAGAGGATAAATAGTGATTtatatgacaaaaaaaaagttatcaTAATTCTGAGACTTGTGAAATTCATTGCAGATTTACCTAGTGGACTTTGTAATCATTTGTGTGGGGCGGTTCAGTGGTCTGCCAAACATTCCAGAATTCCCCCCAAACAAGGGCCCGGAAGCATTTCGTGGTAAGGTAATACATTCCATGGACTATGCTGCCATGGATAATGAAAAGGCTGCTGAGTTCATCAAAGGCAAACGAGTCATTGTCGTTGGGTTCCAGAAATCTGCATTGGACATTGCAATGGAGTGCACTGTTGCAAATGGTAATTAGAATCTAATCTGAACTGCTGGAATTCATAGTTCTTTCTACATTAGACCAAGAGAAGTTTGCTCTTACCTCTTCGAGAACCGATAAATCTTGTGGACTTCATATGGAAAGGAACTTGTGATCATGTCTCAATGTGTTTGGTATCATtacaaggaaataaaatttctttaaatttcattgatttacAGGGGTGGAAAATCCATGCACAGTTTTCTACAGGACTGCACACTGGAATGTCCCGGATTATCTTCCCTGGGGATTTCAACTTGGATATATGTATTTTAACCGGTTCTCAGAACTAATGGTTCATAAGCCTGGTGAAGGGCTTCTACTTGGTCTCTTAGCTACAATTCTGGCACCGCTGGTAACATTTCTCATCATTCTTTTCACCTTGCTATGTTCTGTTTTACTTTTGATCAATGAGCAATGTGCTTGCTCAGAAGCAAACGACAGTTTATCTGTGATTTCTATATTTGGATGGAACCTGCAAACATCAGATGACACCATCCGTTTATTTTCTTCACTCCTATTGTTTCTTCCACTGATTACTTGTAATTAAAAAACAGAGATGgtcatattcaaaatttgttgaaaGTGATATCAAAAGGAAGCTACGTTTAGCAAAGCATGGCATGGTACCCACCCATAGCTTCCTCCACGATATCAGTTCTTGCTTAATCTCAACGGTCCCAGAAAAATTCTATGACAAAgttgaagaaggaaaaatcaaacTGAAAAAGGCTCCCAGCTTTAGTTTCTGTCACAATGGCGTTCTGGTGGAAGGTGAGACTACACCTGTTGAGGCAGACGTGGTCATCATGGCCACTGGATTCAAGGGGGAGAAAAAGCTCAGAGACATTTTCGTGTCCCAAACCTTTCAGGACTACATAGCTGGATCACCTGATGCTGCAATTCCACTCTACAggttacttttttttctttgggcAGTCAAGGAACGATTGTTCTGTAATTACTTAGAtcaattctaattaaatttcttGTTTGATCACTGATCAGGGAGTGCATTCAACCTCATATACCCCAACTAGCTGTGATCGGATTCTCTGAGAGTGTGTCGAATTTGTACACCTCAGAGATAAGATGCCGATGGCTAGCAGAACTTCTTGATGGCACATTCAAGCTGCCTAGCATCAAAGAGATGGAAAAAGATGTGACAAAATGGGATGAATACCTGAAACGATACTCGGGTGAATACTATCGTAGGAAATGCATTGGTGCTCTTCATGTTTGGTATAATGATCAACTCTGCAAAGATATGGGATGGAACCCCAGGCGGAAGAAGGGATTCTTTGCTGAACTTTTTGAGCCTTATGGTCCCTTGGATTATGTCCCCTCTTCAGCTGCCTCTTAGCCATGGGTTTTCTCATCTTTCATCATCTTGTTTTATGAATTTCATTCCTGCTTGTCCCCCATTTTCAACAGAATGAGTTTGTTTTGCTTCATGATACTTAATACGAAGCACGGTGTAAGAATAATTGATTTCTTATTTTGGGTAATAATAAGAATAAGAAATATTaatactattttatttaaattatatttattaaaaaggttatatattttttaaattgagaatttcTTCACTTATTgtcaattgattttaatttagacttgttttactcttttttctagtaattttttttcgtTGATTCATGTTACGTAATTATAAGTTGGTGATTTTCACATGTAATAAAAGTATTGAATTTATCacaattttatatttcttgaattaagagtatttttaatatataaatatgataaatcttgtcaaatattattaataaattttaaataagatattcggaaaaaaattaaaaaaagatagGGAATATTCAATGAATATTTCCCACCAGGGAACCGGTACCTACTATCGAAGGCCATAAATCACATTGAACCGATGAGGCCCAATGAGAATTTCTCGAACGAGAACCATGCCTAGGGAGACGTATGCTTGTTTGCTTGTCTTTACCTCAATACGCCTTTTTAGCCATAACATTTGCATGGGTTTATTATACCTAGTCTATTTTTGGTTTCCATCGGTGGAAAAGACTTGAGTTCTAGTTATAGTAAGTCTAGCAGCTGTCTATTACTATGTCAGAAGGAAAGATGAGCTAAGAAGAATCAAATGAAAAGACCAGCTTCTATTATGGAGCAGAATGGTCCAGCCAACCAGGCACAGAAAATGGGAGACGAGGATTCACGTGAAGGGtgtttatttatttgcttGAATCTTTTCTAATGATTAATCAATCACTCGGTTCAAGTGACAAACCTACCTTACGTATCAACTAAGTAGTCATGGTTTCAAGAATTTCTTTGATGGGAGAAAACTAGTTGAGTGTACCAAGTTTCAGTGTCCGAACATGTTGATCAAATGGAGAAGCAAATAGCCATCATCGGAGCTGGTATTAGCGGCCTCCTCGCATGCAAGTACACCCTCTCAAAGGGTTTCCATCCGACAGTTTTCGAGTCCCAAAGCAGCATCGGAGGAGTTCGGACCACAGCACTTGAGAGGACAAAACTTCAGACctcaaaacaattttatcaGTTCTCAGATTTTCCATGGCAATCTTCAGTCGCAGAAGAGTTCCCTAGCTAGCATCAAGTGCTGGAGTATATTGAAGCTTATGCCCATCATTTTGACTTGCTTCGGCATGTCAGATTCAATGCCAAAGTCGTTAGCATTGACTTCGAAGGGCCAACGGATGAAGAGATGCGATCTTGGCATCTCTGGGGTGGGACTGATGAGCCCTTCAGCTCCAAAGGAAAGTGGAATGTTGTAGTACAGGACACCCAGAATCATTCTACAGAGGTAtgtaattaagtttataatcataaagctcaacaagaacaaagtgaACGAGAAGAAAAGATAATGTCCTGACTTGgatgaattttcttttaaatgtgAAATTCAGGTTTACCAGGTGGACTTTGTAGTCCTTGGCCTAGGCCGGTTCAGCGGCATTCCAAACATTCCATCGTTTCCTCCAGGAAAAGGGCCAGAAACCTTTCACGGTGAGGAAATACACTCCATGGATTATGCTGCCATGGATTACAAACTTGCTGCTAAATGCAACAAAGGGAAGCGAATTGTTGTCGTTGGACTCCAGAAATCTGCCTTGGACATCGCAATGGAATGTTCTACAGCAAATGGTAAGATTACaaaatttctttagttctAAGATGTATGCAAAACTCACAGGCTGGATTTTCTGACATGAAGTTTCAATCTATCCTGTTTCCAGGCGTAGAACTTCCTTGTACAGTATTATACAAGACCGAACGTTGGGGCGTCCCCAATTACCTTCCATGGGGAATGCCGCTAGCTTATTTATACCTCAATCGCTtctcagagcttttggttcaTAAGCCTGGTGAAGGCTTCCTCCTTAGTTCATTGGCAACAATTCTTTCACCTCTGGTAACtaataaaatttcttatctaaaGCACATCTTGAGCACCTTCAGGAAATTAACTGCAGCAGACTGAAATCGGTTCTATTAACTGCAGCGAACTGAAATCGGTTCTTTGCTATTAAACAGAGATGGGTATTCTCAAAATTCGTCGAGAGTTATATCAAATGGAAACCTGCCTTTGGCAAAGTTTGCGATGGTACCAAAGCACAGCTTTCATAAAGAAATTAGCTCCTGTTTGACCTCAACAGTGCCAAAAAACTTCTATGACAGAGTTGAGGAAGGAAGCATCTTACCGAAGAAGACCCAAAATATAAgcttcatgaagaaggataaTGGTAGATGACGAAGATTCACCTCTAAAGACAGATTTGGTGATACTGGCTACTGGATTCAGGAGAGATAAAAAGCTTAGAGACATTTTTGCGTCCCCCACTTTTCGAGACTGCATGGCTGGCTCACCTGAAGCAAGAGTTCCAATCTACGGGTTGAGAATCTTAACCAGCTACATGTTCAAACCATAGTTTCATCAAATTAAACCAGTAAccagaaaaagaataaagactATGAGAACTAACTCATATCTCTTCAAACAAGATGGATTTCTAGGAGCAATGAAGCTTGATGATAGGAAAATGGCAAGAAAAAGGCTCACGGGGTACTAAGAGAAATGGAGTAGCCAAGCACTTTTCCCTCAAGGGTGGTGGACAAGACACAGTGAAAATGAGCTTCCAtccccctttttctttgttatggGAGATCTCTTGAGGCAAGAGCCTTGAAATGGCTTTCATTTCCCATTTTTTCATGCATGGGCGGATTGGCCAATGTCACCgtccttttctattttttttaatcacaTGTCAT containing:
- the LOC18607414 gene encoding probable flavin-containing monooxygenase 1 encodes the protein MERQVAIVGAGISGLLACKYTLSKGFHPVVFESQRSVGGVWTQTLETIRLQTPKSVYQFSDFPWPSSVTDDFPTQHDVFDYVKAYAQHFDLLKHIKFNTKVAGIEYEGPPDEEMRSWSLWGGTGEPFSSKGKWKVIVEDLESLSTEIYLVDFVIICVGRFSGLPNIPEFPPNKGPEAFRGKVIHSMDYAAMDNEKAAEFIKGKRVIVVGFQKSALDIAMECTVANGVENPCTVFYRTAHWNVPDYLPWGFQLGYMYFNRFSELMVHKPGEGLLLGLLATILAPLRWSYSKFVESDIKRKLRLAKHGMVPTHSFLHDISSCLISTVPEKFYDKVEEGKIKLKKAPSFSFCHNGVLVEGETTPVEADVVIMATGFKGEKKLRDIFVSQTFQDYIAGSPDAAIPLYRECIQPHIPQLAVIGFSESVSNLYTSEIRCRWLAELLDGTFKLPSIKEMEKDVTKWDEYLKRYSGEYYRRKCIGALHVWYNDQLCKDMGWNPRRKKGFFAELFEPYGPLDYVPSSAAS